In Dasypus novemcinctus isolate mDasNov1 chromosome 10, mDasNov1.1.hap2, whole genome shotgun sequence, one DNA window encodes the following:
- the LOC101429622 gene encoding olfactory receptor 52B4-like: protein MTTLNHTGFSHTVFHLLGIPGLEDQHMWISIPFFTSYMITLLGNSLLIFVILTKRSLHEPMYLFLCMLAGADVVLCTCTVPQALAIFWFDAGEISLDRCITQVFFITSTFIFESGILVVMAFDRYIAICYPLRYTTILTHTLIGRISMIILLRSYGTVFPIIFLLKRLTFCKSNILPNTACKHIVLAHVSCDDIRVNIWYGIFVLISTLVLDIVLIFISYVLILCAVFHMPSQEAHQKALNTCGSHICVIILFFGPAIFSVLTQRFGHRISPHIHVLLANIYILVPPMLNPIIYGIMTKQIRGQVVHLLCTK, encoded by the coding sequence ATGACTACATTAAATCACACTGGGTTCAGCCACACAGTCTTCCACTTGCTGGGCATTCCTGGTCTGGAGGACCAGCACATGTGGATTTCCATCCCCTTCTTCACTTCCTATATGATCACCCTGCTTGGGAACAGCCTGCTCATCTTCGTTATCCTCACAAAGCGCAGCCTCCATGAACCCATGTATCTCTTCCTCTGCATGCTGGCTGGAGCAGATGTTGTGCTCTGCACGTGCACCGTTCCTCAGGCCTTGGCAATCTTCTGGTTTGATGCTGGGGAGATCTCCCTTGATCGCTGCATCACTCAGGTCTTCTTTATCACTTCCACCTTCATTTTTGAGTCAGGAATATTGGTGGTAATGGCATTTGACCGCTATATTGCCATATGCTATCCACTGAGATATACCACTATTCTTACACATACTCTGATTGGGAGAATTTCCATGATTATCCTTCTGAGAAGTTATGGTACAGTTTTCCCcataatatttcttttgaaaaggTTGACTTTCTGCAAAAGTAATATCCTTCCAAACACTGCTTGTAAGCATATTGTCTTGGCCCATGTTTCCTGTGATGACATCCGAGTAAACATCTGGTATGGGATTTTTGTCCTAATATCAACCTTGGTCTTAGAtattgtgctgatttttatttcttatgtacTGATTCTCTGTGCTGTCTTCCACATGCCTTCCCAAGAGGCCCACCAGAAAGCTCTCAACACGTGTGGCTCCCATATCTGTGTTATCATTCTCTTTTTTGGGCCTGCAATTTTTTCTGTCCTTACTCAGCGGTTTGGACACCGCATCTCACCCCATATTCATGTCCTGCTGGCAAACATCTATATTCTGGTTCCACCTATGCTGAATCCCATCATTTATGGGATTATGACCAAACAAATACGGGGCCAGGTAGTTCATTTGCTctgtacaaaataa